A genomic region of Apteryx mantelli isolate bAptMan1 chromosome 10, bAptMan1.hap1, whole genome shotgun sequence contains the following coding sequences:
- the CBLN1 gene encoding cerebellin-1: MRGPALGLALGLLLGAAWLACGQNETEPIVLEGKCLVVCDSNPTSDPTGTALGISVRSGSAKVAFSAIRSTNHEPSEMSNRTMIIYFDQVLVNIGSNFDSERSTFISPRKGIYSFNFHVVKVYNRQTIQVSLMLNGWPVISAFAGDQDVTREAASNGVLIQMEKGDRAYLKLERGNLMGGWKYSTFSGFLVFPL, from the exons ATGCGGGGCCCGGCgctggggctggcgctggggctgctgctcgGCGCGGCGTGGCTGGCGTGCGGGCAGAACGAGACGGAGCCCATCGTGCTGGAGGGCAAGTGCCTCGTGGTGTGCGACTCCAACCCCACCTCCGACCCCACGGGCACGGCGCTGGGCATCTCCGTGCGCTCCGGCAGCGCCAAGGTGGCCTTCTCCGCCATCCGCAGCACCAACCACGAACCCTCCGAGATGAGCAACCGCACCATGATCATCTACTTCGACCAG GTACTAGTGAACATCGGCAGCAACTTCGACTCGGAGAGGAGCACTTTCATATCGCCCCGGAAAGGGATTTACAGTTTTAATTTTCACGTGGTGAAAGTGTACAACAGGCAAACCATCCAG GTGAGTTTGATGCTAAACGGGTGGCCAGTGATTTCTGCCTTTGCAGGGGACCAAGATGTGACCCGAGAAGCTGCTAGCAATGGAGTCCTGATACAGATGGAGAAAGGAGACAGAGCTTATCTAAAACTGGAGAGAGGAAACTTGATGGGAGGCTGGAAGTATTCAACATTCTCTGGATTTCTAGTGTTCCCGCTTTAA